A genome region from Festucalex cinctus isolate MCC-2025b chromosome 17, RoL_Fcin_1.0, whole genome shotgun sequence includes the following:
- the LOC144005322 gene encoding E3 ubiquitin-protein ligase TRIM35-like — MATQAEKDFFCPSCWEVSSDAAVLPCQHGFCLVCVQKLRKKKGKRSCPVCRLSWSSMDPPLVFSSPESDDICSLHKEKLKFFCLDHQEVVCMSCRDEKIHAGHKLRPLDEVVKGPTEELMHNVKGKLADYSHVRNDCNEQAAHVKLQKEQIESKIEKHVEELRRFLLGEEEASLAAVREEEEEKSRMMEEKIEALSKAMAALSAVITSTEELLTSDPVSFIRNFQSVMTRIEKLPDEPKWTQKRALLDKAKYVGKRKFSMWERIKARSPPVPSLWTRTRPLHNLVPLNGPENELFWTKPSTWASASSACGNESRQPGLGSGTSRAELLGR; from the coding sequence ATGGCTACACAAGCCGAAAAGGATTTCTTCTGTCCGTCCTGTTGGGAAGTGTCGAGCGACGCTGCCGTGCTGCCATGTCAGCACGGCTTCTGCCTCGTGTGTGTGCAGAAGCTGCGGAAGAAGAAAGGAAAGCGATCGTGTCCAGTCTGCAGGTTGAGCTGGAGCTCGATGGACCCACCTTTGGTGTTTTCCTCCCCAGAGTCGGACGACATCTGCAGCTTGCACAAGGAGAAACTCAAATTCTTCTGTTTGGACCACCAGGAGGTCGTGTGCATGAGCTGCAGAGATGAAAAAATCCACGCGGGACACAAATTGCGTCCTCTTGATGAAGTTGTGAAAGGTCCCACAGAAGAATTGATGCACAACGTGAAGGGAAAACTGGCAGATTATTCTCATGTTCGAAACGATTGCAACGAGCAAGCGGCGCACGTCAAGCTTCAGAAGGAGCAGATCGAAAGCAAGATCGAGAAGCATGTCGAGGAGCTTCGTCGCTTCCTGCTGGGTGAGGAGGAGGCAAGCTTGGCTGCTgtgagggaggaagaggaggagaagagtCGGATGATGGAGGAGAAGATTGAGGCTCTCAGCAAAGCCATGGCCGCTCTCTCAGCTGTGATCACAAGCACAGAGGAGCTGCTGACCTCTGACCCCGTTTCCTTCATCAGGAACTTCCAGTCTGTGATGACCAGAATCGAGAAGCTGCCTGATGAGCCCAAGTGGACCCAAAAACGAGCTCTTCTGGACAAAGCCAAGTACGTGGGCAAGCGCAAGTTCAGCATGTGGGAACGAATCAAGGCGAGGTCTCCTCCAGTCCCGTCGTTGTGGACCCGAACACGGCCGCTCCACAACTTAGTCCCTCTGAATGGCCCCGAAAACGAGCTCTTCTGGACAAAGCCGAGTACGTGGGCAAGCGCAAGTTCAGCATGTGGGAACGAATCAAGACAACCCGGACTGGGAAGTGGAACTAGTCGAGCAGAACTTTTGGGGCGGTAA